One window from the genome of Mumia sp. ZJ1417 encodes:
- a CDS encoding oxidoreductase: protein MSQSLKYVQEHLDESGPTDVSETFATWLALVERLKDRVAERFELERDPSSEALEDFGGDTGAKGRVRTYAGPEIDWMVHSHMENATAGFCNVHLTIWLGPQVKVPHFGMALGCFPQGWFFLDSVPRSYLVTDTDSFDRYYEPVNARWEQLQNESFLEPFVSRSAFVRAGLSPTAFCHMAPAGEEMTKLVTEVAEEHLDRWLGWVDAAEAVPVAERAALAADDEAIRRNIAERDPANVMGDRYFGAETTQRLVRALWGGDRTLPRAHEHEVHSAR from the coding sequence GTGAGCCAGAGTCTGAAGTACGTGCAGGAGCACCTCGACGAGTCGGGCCCGACCGACGTCAGCGAGACCTTCGCGACCTGGTTGGCCCTCGTCGAGCGTCTCAAAGACCGGGTCGCTGAGCGGTTCGAGCTCGAGCGCGACCCGTCGTCCGAGGCGCTCGAGGACTTCGGCGGTGACACCGGCGCCAAGGGCCGCGTCCGCACGTACGCCGGCCCCGAGATCGACTGGATGGTCCACTCCCACATGGAGAACGCGACCGCCGGGTTCTGCAACGTCCACCTGACGATCTGGCTCGGTCCGCAGGTCAAGGTCCCGCACTTCGGCATGGCGCTCGGCTGCTTCCCGCAGGGCTGGTTCTTCCTCGACTCGGTGCCGCGCAGCTATCTCGTGACCGACACCGACTCGTTCGACCGCTACTACGAGCCTGTCAACGCTCGCTGGGAGCAGCTCCAGAACGAGAGCTTCCTCGAGCCGTTCGTCAGCCGTTCGGCCTTCGTGCGCGCCGGCCTCTCGCCGACCGCGTTCTGCCACATGGCGCCCGCCGGCGAGGAAATGACCAAGCTCGTGACCGAGGTCGCTGAGGAGCACCTCGACCGCTGGCTCGGGTGGGTCGACGCCGCGGAGGCCGTTCCGGTCGCCGAGCGCGCCGCACTGGCGGCCGACGATGAGGCGATCCGCCGCAACATCGCCGAGCGTGACCCCGCCAACGTGATGGGCGACCGTTACTTCGGCGCCGAGACGACGCAGCGCCTCGTCCGTGCGCTCTGGGGCGGCGACCGCACGCTGCCGCGCGCTCACGAGCACGAGGTTCACTCGGCACGATGA
- a CDS encoding aromatic ring-hydroxylating dioxygenase subunit alpha — MFKNFWYAVEFSEDLPAGTPKKVKLLGQQLVIYRKSSDNSVVAMSDLCVHRGAALSGGEVKDDCIVCPYHGWEYEPDGSVRKIPAHPDKGIPRKARIDAYPVQEKHRFIWIYMGDLPEAERPPLPDWSAIDDTETYRAVTGSFLWKSNYERILENGVDVAHTPFVHGGVFGNKEKPEVPEFEIEESEWHCKVSVKLNPPNSKGIWGMLNPNKTKDLMKRPQVPVSTTWWLPNMILLEVDTPMGKLKIFDVNIPIDEETTLVKFVALRTFFKGKWADRDARRRVFKVLYEDEAVVNGVRPELLPFDLSAELHVKSDYNAVLYRRRRQELIDKGWSVEGNTIVGEGPARVEARVIPSPTRKEVPELASAWNFKEVRSKELLGKRVEREERGDVPRTDSTKTTTREEEVPA, encoded by the coding sequence ATGTTCAAGAATTTCTGGTACGCCGTCGAGTTCAGCGAGGATCTCCCCGCCGGGACCCCGAAGAAGGTCAAGCTTCTCGGACAGCAGCTCGTCATCTACCGCAAGTCGAGCGACAACAGCGTCGTCGCCATGTCCGACCTGTGTGTGCACCGTGGTGCGGCGCTGTCGGGCGGCGAGGTCAAGGACGACTGCATCGTCTGTCCGTACCACGGCTGGGAGTACGAGCCCGACGGGTCCGTGCGCAAGATCCCCGCGCACCCCGACAAGGGCATCCCGCGCAAGGCGCGCATCGACGCCTACCCGGTCCAGGAGAAGCACCGCTTCATCTGGATCTACATGGGCGACCTGCCCGAGGCCGAGCGCCCGCCGCTGCCCGACTGGTCGGCCATCGACGACACCGAGACCTACCGTGCGGTCACCGGTTCGTTCCTCTGGAAGTCCAACTACGAGCGCATCCTCGAGAACGGCGTCGACGTCGCGCACACGCCGTTCGTGCACGGCGGCGTCTTCGGCAACAAGGAGAAGCCGGAGGTCCCCGAGTTCGAGATCGAGGAGTCGGAGTGGCACTGCAAGGTGTCGGTCAAGCTCAACCCGCCGAACTCCAAGGGCATCTGGGGCATGCTCAACCCCAACAAGACCAAGGACCTCATGAAGCGTCCGCAGGTGCCGGTCTCCACCACCTGGTGGCTGCCCAACATGATCCTGCTTGAGGTCGACACCCCGATGGGCAAGCTCAAGATCTTCGACGTCAACATCCCGATCGACGAGGAGACCACACTCGTCAAGTTCGTCGCGCTGCGGACGTTCTTCAAGGGCAAGTGGGCCGACCGTGACGCGCGCCGTCGCGTGTTCAAGGTGCTGTACGAGGACGAGGCCGTCGTCAACGGGGTGCGCCCCGAGCTCCTCCCGTTCGACCTGTCGGCAGAGCTGCACGTCAAGAGCGACTACAACGCCGTGCTCTACCGCCGCCGCCGTCAGGAGCTCATCGACAAGGGCTGGTCGGTCGAGGGCAACACGATCGTCGGCGAGGGCCCTGCCCGGGTCGAGGCGCGCGTGATCCCGTCGCCGACCCGCAAGGAGGTCCCCGAGCTGGCCTCGGCGTGGAACTTCAAGGAGGTCCGCAGCAAGGAGCTGCTCGGCAAGCGGGTCGAGCGCGAAGAGCGCGGGGACGTCCCGCGCACCGACAGCACCAAGACGACGACGCGTGAAGAAGAGGTCCCCGCATGA
- a CDS encoding aldehyde dehydrogenase: MTSTAHGGAIAAVTLPALVEVVAGEVAPATGTLDLVLEDPSTGESLGHAVESAPDSVERALAAADAAHTSETWSSTSPDERAALLDAVAVALEARQSELAALEAFATGVPVRQTSIVGMIVPGAFRLAAEMLRSGTLVDAPVTGANGQAVEVLRLPVGPAICLVPWNAPAPMAAHKVASALAAGCPTILKPSEYAPYATTLLGTTVAEVLAEAGVDGGVFQLLQGGPSVGGTVVTDPRIRAVSFTGGAVGGRAVAAACAEKLAALQLELGGNNPLVVMPDADPEAAAHAAVDLLTTLNGQWCRALGRLIVPEAMADEVVELALERLTALTAGDPLDEASDLGPIVHSVHRARLESALEALGTAGGTVHRATPVPDTGNYLAPALVTGVPVAAAAEEIFGPIATVHTYATEDEALALANGTSYGLEGYVVGTDTDRALALARRVRAGEVKVNGSTIMSLHLMTPRPAWGLSGLGEEGTVETIRCFTNARVVGVEGSFALHGR, translated from the coding sequence ATGACGAGTACGGCGCACGGTGGGGCGATCGCCGCGGTGACGCTGCCAGCCCTGGTCGAGGTGGTCGCGGGTGAGGTCGCTCCCGCGACCGGCACCCTCGACCTCGTCCTCGAGGATCCGTCGACCGGAGAGTCTCTGGGGCACGCCGTCGAGAGCGCACCGGACTCCGTGGAGCGGGCCCTGGCCGCTGCCGACGCGGCCCACACCAGCGAGACGTGGTCGTCGACGTCGCCGGACGAGCGGGCCGCCCTCCTCGACGCCGTGGCGGTCGCGCTCGAGGCCCGCCAGTCCGAACTGGCGGCGCTGGAGGCGTTCGCGACCGGCGTCCCGGTCCGTCAGACCTCCATCGTCGGCATGATCGTCCCGGGCGCCTTCCGCCTCGCCGCCGAGATGCTGCGGTCGGGGACCCTGGTCGATGCGCCGGTGACGGGCGCGAACGGTCAGGCCGTCGAGGTGCTGCGCCTGCCGGTCGGGCCCGCGATCTGCCTGGTCCCGTGGAACGCGCCCGCGCCGATGGCCGCGCACAAGGTCGCGAGCGCGCTCGCCGCAGGCTGCCCCACGATCCTCAAGCCCAGCGAGTACGCCCCGTACGCGACGACGCTGCTCGGCACTACGGTCGCTGAGGTCCTGGCCGAAGCCGGGGTCGACGGTGGGGTCTTCCAGCTCCTCCAGGGTGGACCGTCCGTGGGCGGAACGGTCGTCACCGACCCGCGCATCCGCGCCGTGTCGTTCACCGGTGGCGCTGTCGGAGGACGTGCGGTCGCCGCCGCGTGCGCCGAGAAGCTGGCCGCGCTCCAGCTGGAGCTCGGCGGCAACAACCCGCTCGTCGTGATGCCCGACGCCGATCCTGAGGCGGCCGCGCACGCTGCCGTCGACCTGCTGACCACCCTCAACGGCCAGTGGTGCCGCGCGCTCGGACGCTTGATCGTGCCCGAGGCGATGGCCGACGAGGTCGTCGAGCTGGCGCTCGAGCGGCTGACCGCTCTCACCGCGGGGGACCCGCTGGACGAGGCATCAGATCTCGGCCCGATCGTCCACTCGGTCCACCGGGCCCGCCTGGAGTCGGCGCTCGAGGCGCTGGGCACCGCCGGCGGCACTGTCCACCGCGCGACGCCCGTCCCCGACACGGGCAACTACCTGGCGCCCGCACTGGTGACCGGCGTGCCGGTCGCGGCTGCCGCGGAGGAGATCTTCGGCCCGATCGCGACCGTGCACACCTACGCGACCGAGGACGAGGCCCTCGCGCTCGCCAACGGCACGTCGTACGGGCTTGAGGGATACGTGGTCGGCACCGACACCGACCGGGCGCTCGCGCTCGCCCGCCGCGTGCGTGCCGGCGAGGTCAAGGTGAACGGCTCGACGATCATGAGCCTGCACCTCATGACGCCGCGGCCGGCGTGGGGCCTGTCGGGGCTCGGCGAGGAGGGCACGGTGGAGACGATCCGATGCTTCACCAACGCCCGGGTCGTCGGGGTCGAGGGCAGCTTCGCGCTGCACGGGCGATGA
- a CDS encoding NAD(P)/FAD-dependent oxidoreductase, producing the protein MTNDILVVGAGPVGLTTALVLAQAGHAVTVLEAGESLSAESRASTYHPPTLEMLADLGVLDALREHGIVSQAFQYRDRQDGPVAELDLGILADDTPYPFRVQCEQSKLTPILLERLRRHDGCTVEFGEPATSVTQADDRVTVTSASGRSWTANWVVGADGASSVVRKSTGAEFEGITYPERFLVVSTTEDLAAVLPGIADVNYVFDPTEWLVLLRTPEHWRILFPTDPDSPADAEVADARVQERLRGVADLGRPWELLHSSLYLVHQRVAERFRTGRVVLVGDAAHVNNPLGGMGMNSGIHDAVLTARALVALLAGEADLDALDVVLAGRRDVALSYVRTVTHDNWKQLREQDPSARAAHHAELRALAADPVAARAYLRRTSMIDSLRPLEPAGDAL; encoded by the coding sequence ATGACGAACGACATCCTGGTCGTGGGAGCGGGGCCCGTCGGACTCACCACGGCGCTCGTGCTGGCGCAGGCCGGTCACGCGGTGACCGTGCTGGAGGCGGGGGAGTCACTGTCCGCGGAGTCGCGGGCGAGCACCTACCACCCGCCGACGCTGGAGATGCTCGCCGACCTCGGCGTGCTCGACGCGCTGCGGGAGCACGGCATCGTCTCCCAGGCCTTCCAGTACCGCGACCGCCAGGACGGCCCCGTCGCCGAGCTGGACCTCGGCATCCTCGCCGACGACACCCCGTACCCGTTCCGGGTGCAGTGCGAGCAGAGCAAGCTCACGCCGATCCTGCTGGAGCGACTCCGGCGGCACGACGGGTGCACGGTCGAGTTCGGTGAGCCGGCGACGTCGGTCACGCAGGCTGACGACCGGGTCACCGTCACCAGTGCCAGCGGACGTTCCTGGACCGCCAACTGGGTGGTCGGTGCCGACGGCGCGAGCTCGGTCGTGCGCAAGAGCACCGGTGCGGAGTTCGAGGGCATCACCTACCCGGAGCGCTTCCTCGTCGTCTCGACCACCGAGGATCTGGCGGCCGTGCTCCCCGGCATCGCCGACGTCAACTACGTCTTCGACCCGACCGAGTGGCTGGTGCTGCTGCGGACCCCGGAGCACTGGCGCATCCTGTTCCCGACCGACCCCGACAGCCCGGCCGACGCCGAGGTCGCCGACGCGCGCGTCCAGGAGCGCCTGCGCGGCGTCGCCGACCTCGGCCGCCCGTGGGAGCTGCTCCACTCCTCGCTCTACCTCGTCCACCAGCGGGTCGCCGAGCGCTTCCGTACCGGCCGGGTCGTGCTCGTGGGCGACGCGGCGCACGTCAACAACCCGCTCGGCGGGATGGGCATGAACAGCGGCATCCACGACGCGGTGCTCACCGCTCGCGCGCTGGTGGCGCTGCTCGCGGGGGAGGCCGACCTCGACGCGCTCGACGTGGTGCTCGCCGGTCGCCGGGACGTCGCACTGTCCTACGTCCGTACGGTCACGCACGACAACTGGAAGCAGCTGCGCGAGCAGGACCCCTCCGCGCGCGCCGCGCACCACGCCGAGCTGCGCGCGCTCGCCGCGGACCCGGTGGCAGCGCGGGCATACCTGCGCCGGACCTCGATGATCGACTCGCTGCGGCCGCTCGAGCCGGCGGGCGACGCGCTGTGA
- a CDS encoding oxaloacetate decarboxylase: protein MTGATSPAATLRTLLAGDEVVHLPGVYDAVTARLAVVSGARATCLSGAVASAVGLGLPDLGFVHGSQIAARAREVVPALADVPLLADADTGYGNALQARHTTRAYAAAGIAGLHLEDQVAPKRCGHMTGKAVVGLAEAAGRVRAAVEAGTDVVIVARTDALSVDGLDAVVARAHAFVAAGADAVFVEGAGLSELREVSAALGGEVPLVMNRSEAAGAIEGPDAGHPDDGTLAELGVRLVIHPVSALLAAARAAADTYAAIARTGHAGAVPRMAWDDLTELVGLGDQLVLEAAYAEEAAR, encoded by the coding sequence ATGACCGGCGCCACCTCTCCCGCCGCCACCCTCCGTACCCTGCTCGCCGGTGACGAGGTCGTCCACCTGCCCGGCGTGTACGACGCGGTGACCGCGCGGCTCGCGGTGGTCTCCGGCGCACGCGCCACCTGTCTCTCGGGCGCGGTCGCGTCGGCGGTCGGCCTCGGCCTGCCGGACCTCGGCTTCGTGCACGGCAGCCAGATCGCCGCGCGTGCCCGTGAGGTCGTCCCGGCACTGGCCGACGTCCCGCTGCTCGCCGATGCCGACACCGGCTACGGCAACGCGTTGCAAGCGCGGCACACGACGCGCGCGTACGCGGCGGCCGGCATCGCAGGGCTGCACCTGGAGGACCAGGTCGCCCCGAAGCGGTGCGGTCACATGACCGGCAAGGCCGTCGTCGGGCTTGCCGAGGCGGCGGGCCGGGTCCGTGCCGCGGTCGAGGCGGGCACCGACGTCGTGATCGTCGCCCGTACGGACGCGCTCTCGGTCGACGGTCTCGACGCCGTCGTCGCGCGGGCCCACGCGTTCGTCGCGGCGGGTGCCGACGCCGTGTTCGTCGAGGGCGCGGGCCTGTCTGAGCTGCGCGAGGTCTCGGCGGCGCTCGGCGGCGAGGTGCCCCTGGTGATGAATCGTTCTGAGGCGGCCGGCGCGATCGAGGGTCCCGATGCGGGCCATCCCGATGACGGGACCCTCGCCGAGCTCGGCGTACGCCTCGTGATCCACCCGGTCTCCGCACTGCTGGCTGCTGCCCGAGCGGCAGCCGACACGTACGCGGCGATCGCCCGCACCGGCCATGCCGGTGCCGTCCCACGGATGGCGTGGGACGACCTGACCGAGCTCGTCGGGCTGGGAGACCAGCTCGTCCTGGAAGCGGCGTACGCCGAGGAGGCAGCACGATGA
- a CDS encoding acyl-CoA dehydrogenase family protein gives MTAMLTAEHLLTDLSPEERERAARVEAILPAIRDAAQEADARGAFPEGHVKLLAEAGLLGLVVPKEYGGLGGGLRDLVATTYALGTVCGSTALAYFFHCSASSRGLLPLAALEAGLYTDDEADEVRAFAERVLHLMGTEERCLANFASEAAKASNANVLISTTATPVEGGWLLNGEKSFGCLSGTADFYLVTARRADIDGIDGISLFLVARDSEGIRPRQEWSGLGMRASDNFGLVMEDCFVPADHALAVPAGFARATSMSRGSWVGNQIAIAAIYAGIAKGAWDYAFERTMKAKFADTGKPIASSPMHQVLIGEAQHDLTDMHLWLRYQVELESSDPPILPKPEVVKNWKLAKGSVCEKAFAVAVGSLKMCGTSGALMDNVIGRAVRDTAMGLVQAFPAERGRLDLAQLLVSDESWIGLTTPDAVDAKAKAGQG, from the coding sequence ATGACGGCCATGCTGACCGCCGAACACCTCTTGACCGACCTCAGCCCCGAGGAGCGCGAGCGCGCTGCCCGGGTCGAGGCGATCCTCCCCGCCATCCGTGACGCCGCCCAGGAGGCCGACGCCCGTGGCGCGTTCCCCGAGGGCCACGTCAAGCTCCTCGCCGAGGCCGGGCTGCTCGGTCTTGTCGTCCCGAAGGAGTACGGCGGCCTCGGCGGGGGCCTCCGTGACCTCGTCGCCACCACGTACGCGCTCGGGACGGTCTGCGGTTCGACCGCGCTCGCGTACTTCTTCCACTGCTCGGCATCGTCGCGCGGGCTGCTGCCGCTCGCTGCGCTCGAGGCCGGGCTCTACACCGACGACGAGGCGGACGAGGTCCGTGCGTTCGCCGAGCGTGTCCTCCACCTCATGGGCACCGAGGAGCGCTGCCTCGCCAACTTCGCGAGCGAGGCCGCCAAGGCGAGCAACGCCAACGTCCTCATCTCGACGACGGCCACGCCGGTCGAGGGCGGCTGGCTCCTCAACGGCGAGAAGTCGTTCGGCTGCCTCTCCGGCACCGCCGACTTCTACCTCGTCACCGCGCGCCGTGCCGACATCGACGGCATCGACGGCATCTCGCTGTTCCTCGTCGCCCGCGACTCCGAGGGCATCCGCCCCCGGCAGGAGTGGAGCGGTCTCGGCATGCGGGCCTCGGACAACTTCGGGCTCGTGATGGAGGACTGCTTCGTCCCCGCCGACCACGCGCTGGCGGTGCCGGCGGGCTTCGCCCGGGCGACGTCGATGTCGCGCGGGTCGTGGGTCGGCAACCAGATCGCGATCGCGGCGATCTATGCCGGCATCGCGAAGGGTGCCTGGGACTACGCCTTCGAGCGGACCATGAAGGCCAAGTTCGCCGACACCGGCAAGCCGATCGCGTCCTCGCCGATGCACCAGGTGCTGATCGGTGAGGCCCAGCACGACCTGACCGACATGCACCTGTGGCTGCGCTACCAGGTCGAGCTCGAGTCGAGCGACCCGCCGATCCTGCCCAAGCCCGAGGTCGTCAAGAACTGGAAGCTCGCCAAGGGGTCGGTTTGCGAGAAGGCCTTTGCCGTGGCGGTCGGATCGTTGAAGATGTGTGGAACGTCCGGTGCGTTGATGGACAACGTCATCGGCCGCGCCGTGCGTGACACCGCGATGGGTCTGGTCCAGGCGTTCCCCGCCGAGCGGGGTCGCCTCGACCTGGCTCAGCTGCTCGTCAGCGACGAGTCGTGGATCGGCCTGACCACGCCCGACGCGGTGGACGCGAAGGCGAAGGCGGGACAAGGATGA
- a CDS encoding alpha/beta hydrolase has protein sequence MNDPVLARALRTAVRIPGAEAPYDTAHVTVRYPALPATTTAERMSGRLAADPAGAPYPLAVILSGVNVCADAYAWLAVRLVEAGFVAVTYDWVGELFPPSEHSVGEYGLTPGVDLGTVGPDTYGSGPTTQALRPVLGAVTALGESGPLAGLLDTGAVALFGHSAGGTVALQSASPQWFPEVRAVATYGAHTKASQMLGHPPSTLLPAPVEAPVMLLAGTADGVVAASAIRYGEDPDAPAHDPITATWERALPSTTEAWLVHLADATHMLAIHPEDPTTARGFLEDPSTGDAAAQRDALATTVTSFLRATVRGDVEAKNALELLAEQPRSEIAEIRRR, from the coding sequence ATGAACGACCCCGTCCTCGCCCGCGCGCTCCGCACGGCCGTCCGCATCCCGGGAGCCGAGGCTCCGTACGACACGGCGCACGTCACGGTGCGCTACCCGGCGCTGCCCGCGACGACGACGGCCGAGCGGATGAGCGGCCGTCTCGCGGCGGACCCGGCGGGTGCCCCGTACCCGCTGGCCGTGATCCTCTCGGGCGTCAACGTCTGCGCCGACGCCTACGCGTGGTTGGCCGTGCGGCTGGTCGAGGCCGGCTTCGTCGCGGTCACGTACGACTGGGTGGGGGAGCTCTTTCCTCCCAGTGAGCACAGCGTGGGCGAGTACGGGCTGACGCCCGGTGTCGACCTCGGCACCGTCGGCCCGGACACCTACGGCAGCGGGCCGACGACCCAGGCGTTGCGTCCGGTGCTCGGCGCCGTCACGGCGCTGGGGGAGTCCGGCCCGCTCGCGGGGCTCCTCGACACCGGCGCCGTCGCGCTGTTCGGTCACTCGGCCGGCGGCACCGTTGCCCTGCAGTCGGCGAGCCCGCAGTGGTTCCCCGAGGTGCGCGCCGTCGCGACGTACGGTGCCCACACGAAGGCCTCGCAGATGCTCGGGCACCCGCCGAGCACCCTGCTGCCGGCGCCGGTCGAGGCACCGGTGATGCTGCTGGCCGGCACGGCGGACGGTGTGGTCGCCGCCAGCGCCATCCGGTACGGCGAGGACCCGGACGCTCCCGCTCACGACCCGATCACGGCGACGTGGGAGCGGGCGCTCCCGTCGACGACCGAGGCCTGGCTCGTCCACCTCGCGGACGCGACGCACATGCTCGCGATCCACCCCGAAGACCCCACCACGGCACGCGGTTTCCTCGAAGACCCGTCCACCGGTGACGCCGCCGCCCAGCGCGACGCGCTCGCCACCACCGTCACCTCGTTCCTCCGCGCGACCGTGCGCGGGGATGTCGAGGCCAAGAACGCACTGGAGCTGCTGGCGGAGCAGCCCCGCTCGGAGATCGCCGAGATTCGGCGACGCTAG
- a CDS encoding aldehyde dehydrogenase family protein, with amino-acid sequence MTIAATGSRRENPARTSEVVGEVVFDDPAAVDRAVGRARAAQATWRDQPVASRSAALRAAADLLDPVLDDVAALMARETGKPLADCRGEAGFAVTVLRWVAARAETLLVDSEIDDAQGRLVLRHRPYGVVAAVTPWNAPVILAMLKVAPALVAGNAVVVKPSPLAPFAVEKVVATMSAVLPSGLLQVVHGDAETATALVGHRGVDRVAFTGGDVAGRALARTAAGALTPSLLELGGNDPAILLADVELDESIAERLLMAAFATSGQVCMAIKRLYVHRSRYDEVVTALRAAADRILRVGDPLTPGVTMGPVVSAASAERVRALVDSAAAAGAEVVPIGTIDPEARLDEGYYVLPTLVLGASDSDDVVATEQFGPTLPILAFDAEEEVVARANAGELGLGASVWSVDEQRAFDLAARLDAGFTFVNTHNRTGMSLRAPFGGVKRSGWGREYGDEGILEHVQTCVVHAPAAFRAGGEGLGATAYPS; translated from the coding sequence GTGACGATCGCGGCCACCGGCTCGCGCCGCGAGAACCCCGCCCGTACGAGCGAGGTGGTGGGGGAGGTCGTGTTCGACGATCCGGCGGCAGTCGACCGCGCCGTCGGGCGTGCCCGTGCGGCGCAGGCGACGTGGCGCGACCAGCCGGTGGCCTCGCGGTCAGCGGCGCTGCGGGCAGCCGCCGACCTGCTCGATCCGGTGCTCGACGACGTCGCCGCGCTGATGGCGCGCGAGACCGGGAAGCCGCTGGCCGACTGTCGGGGCGAGGCGGGCTTCGCCGTCACCGTGCTGCGCTGGGTCGCCGCGCGCGCTGAGACGTTGCTCGTCGACAGCGAGATCGACGACGCCCAGGGACGGCTCGTGCTGCGCCACCGGCCGTACGGGGTCGTCGCTGCCGTCACGCCCTGGAACGCCCCCGTGATCCTCGCCATGCTCAAGGTCGCTCCGGCGCTGGTCGCGGGCAACGCCGTCGTCGTGAAGCCGTCACCGCTCGCGCCGTTCGCGGTCGAGAAGGTCGTCGCCACGATGTCAGCCGTCCTGCCTTCCGGCCTGCTCCAGGTCGTCCACGGCGATGCCGAGACCGCGACCGCACTGGTCGGGCACCGCGGTGTCGACCGGGTCGCCTTCACCGGCGGCGACGTCGCGGGGCGTGCACTCGCCCGTACGGCCGCCGGGGCGCTGACACCGTCGCTGCTGGAGCTCGGCGGCAACGACCCGGCGATCCTGCTCGCGGACGTCGAGCTGGACGAGTCCATCGCGGAGCGCCTGCTGATGGCCGCGTTCGCGACCAGCGGGCAGGTCTGCATGGCGATCAAGCGCCTGTACGTCCACCGGTCGCGCTACGACGAGGTAGTCACGGCCCTGCGTGCCGCGGCCGACCGGATCCTGCGCGTCGGCGACCCGTTGACCCCCGGCGTGACGATGGGGCCGGTCGTGAGCGCGGCCTCGGCCGAGCGCGTACGGGCACTGGTCGACTCCGCAGCGGCGGCGGGCGCGGAGGTCGTCCCGATCGGGACCATCGACCCCGAGGCGCGGCTCGACGAGGGCTACTACGTTCTGCCGACCCTCGTTCTGGGTGCGTCGGACTCGGACGACGTCGTCGCGACCGAGCAGTTCGGTCCGACCCTGCCGATCCTCGCGTTCGACGCCGAGGAAGAGGTCGTCGCGCGCGCCAACGCCGGCGAGCTGGGACTCGGTGCGTCGGTGTGGTCGGTCGACGAGCAGCGCGCCTTCGACCTGGCCGCGCGGCTCGACGCGGGCTTCACCTTCGTCAACACGCACAACCGGACGGGCATGTCGTTGCGGGCGCCGTTCGGGGGCGTCAAGCGGTCCGGATGGGGGAGGGAGTACGGCGACGAGGGGATCTTGGAGCACGTGCAGACCTGTGTCGTCCATGCGCCTGCGGCCTTCAGGGCGGGCGGCGAGGGGCTCGGCGCGACCGCGTATCCGTCCTGA